One Rouxiella sp. S1S-2 genomic window, ATCGAAGTCTGGTCAGGTGACCGGCTGGTGGGGGGTATGTACGGCGTAGCGGTTGGTGGCCTGTTTTGCGGGGAGTCAATGTTCAGCCGCAGTTTAAATGCTTCTAAATGCGCGACAATGACTTTTTGCCAATATTTTACCGCTAATGGGGGAGAACTGATTGACTGTCAGGTCCTCAACCCTCACACTGCGTCGCTGGGTGCGAAAGAGATCCCCCGACGCCAATTTTTGCAGCAGTTATCCCGGCTTTCGCAACGCACGTTGCCGCCAGAATGCTGGTTGCCACAAGACTTACCCCCACATGACGTTGATTTACCATCCCTCCTGAAGGAATAGGGAATGGGTGCGGTATACGCCAACACTTCTTTACATAATGTGGGTTTTTCGGCATTATCTTGCCGGTTAAAAACTATGGTAGTAACACCTAGAGGACTCGATGGCCAAAGAAGACAACATTGAAATGCAGGGCACCGTATTGGATACGTTGCCAAACACTATGTTCCGCGTTGAATTAGAAAACGGACACGTGGTAACCGCACACATCTCCGGTAAAATGCGTAAGAACTATATCCGCATCCTGACGGGCGACAAAGTCACTGTAGAGCTGACCCCGTACGACCTGAGCAAAGGCCGCATTGTCTTCCGTAGCCGCTGATAGGCTCACTCATCGCTGATTTATCCCGCGATACCTGAGGTTACCCATTTCGCTCTTCCCGCATTTGGCAACGAATGCAGGCTAGGGCGTTTTGTGGTATCCGCCATCCAGTATCTGAACAGCAGGCGTTGTCGATTGTTCAGATAATGGATGTAAAAAAGGCGATGTTTCCATCGCCTTTTTTTATTTTAATTCAGGATGCAGATGCTTAGTGCACTGCGCCCTCTTCTTTCAGTTTCTGCGCACTCATAAAGTGATAGGTCAGTTTGTCAGCGGCTTTATCAAGCGCGACCGATACTGAGCCCCCATCAACCAATGAGCCAAACAGCAGCTCGTTAGCCAGCGGTTTCTTCAGATTTTCCTGAACGGTACGCGTCATTGGGCGAGCCCCCATTGCGCGGTCATAGCCTTTCACCGACAGCCAGTCGCGCGCTTCTTCACTCACTTCAAGCGAAACGCCTTTAGCGTCCAGCTGCGCCTGCAGTTCGACGATAAACTTATCGACAACCTGCTGGATCACTTCACGCGACAGGTGATTAAACCAAATCACATTGTCGAGACGGTTACGGAACTCAGGCGTAAACACTTTCTTGATTTCTTCCATGGCGTCAGGGCTGTTGTCCTGATGGATGATACCGATTGATTTACGCTCCGTTTCCCGCACGCCGGCGTTGGTGGTCATCACCAATATCACGTTACGGAAGTCGGCTTTGCGGCCGTTGTTATCGGTCAGCGTGCCGTTGTCCATCACCTGCAGCAGCAGGTTGAAGACGTCCGGGTGCGCTTTCTCGATTTCATCGAGCAGCACCACGGAGTGAGGATGCTTGATAACCGCATCGGTCAGCAACCCGCCCTGATCGAATCCAACATAGCCTGGAGGTGCACCGATCAGACGGCTTACGGTGTGACGCTCCATGTATTCCGACATATCGAAACGCAGCAGTTCGATATCCAGCGCTTTGGCCAGCTGAACGGTAACCTCGGTTTTACCCACACCGGTCGGTCCTGCAAACAGGAACGAGCCAACAGGCTTACGATCCTGACTCAAACCGGCGCGGCTCATTTTGATCGCTTCGGTCAATACCTCAACGGCCGGATCTTGTCCGAACACCAGCATTTTCAGACGATCGCCGAGATTTTTCAGCACATCACGATCGGTGGCTGACACGGTTTTCTCTGGAATTCGGGCAATACGGGCAACCACACTTTCGATATCACTGACGTTAACGGTTTTCTTGCGTTTGCTGACTGGCATCAGTCGAGCGCGCGCGCCGGCTTCATCAATTACGTCAATCGCCTTGTCAGGCAGGTGACGATCGTTGATATATTTCACCGAAAGTTCAACCGCTGCACGTACCGCTTTGGCGGTATAGCGCACGTCGTGATGCGCTTCGTATTTGGTCTTCAGACCATTAATGATCTGCACCGTCTCTTCAGGCGTTGGCTCGGTAATATCGATT contains:
- the clpA gene encoding ATP-dependent Clp protease ATP-binding subunit ClpA: MLNQELELSLNMAFARAREHRHEFMTVEHLLLALLSNPAAREALEACTVDLVALRQELEAFIEQTTPTLPASEEERDTQPTLSFQRVLQRAVFHVQSSGRSEVSGANVLVAIFSEQESQAAYLLRKHDVSRLDVVNFISHGTRKDEASQAPNNAENPVNEEQSAGEDRMENFTTNLNQLARVGGIDPLIGRDKELERAIQVLCRRRKNNPLLVGESGVGKTAIAEGLAWRIEQGDVPEIMADCTLYSLDIGSLLAGTKYRGDFEKRFKSLLKQLEQDKNSILFIDEIHTIIGAGAASGGQVDAANLIKPLLSSGKIRVIGSTTYQEFSSIFEKDRALARRFQKIDITEPTPEETVQIINGLKTKYEAHHDVRYTAKAVRAAVELSVKYINDRHLPDKAIDVIDEAGARARLMPVSKRKKTVNVSDIESVVARIARIPEKTVSATDRDVLKNLGDRLKMLVFGQDPAVEVLTEAIKMSRAGLSQDRKPVGSFLFAGPTGVGKTEVTVQLAKALDIELLRFDMSEYMERHTVSRLIGAPPGYVGFDQGGLLTDAVIKHPHSVVLLDEIEKAHPDVFNLLLQVMDNGTLTDNNGRKADFRNVILVMTTNAGVRETERKSIGIIHQDNSPDAMEEIKKVFTPEFRNRLDNVIWFNHLSREVIQQVVDKFIVELQAQLDAKGVSLEVSEEARDWLSVKGYDRAMGARPMTRTVQENLKKPLANELLFGSLVDGGSVSVALDKAADKLTYHFMSAQKLKEEGAVH
- the infA gene encoding translation initiation factor IF-1 → MAKEDNIEMQGTVLDTLPNTMFRVELENGHVVTAHISGKMRKNYIRILTGDKVTVELTPYDLSKGRIVFRSR